The Haloferax sp. Atlit-12N region TCCGAGAGTGAGATTTGCCGGGGCACTTCGAAGTACCCCTCCCGCGCCGCCGTCGCCAGCGCCTCGAACTGGCTTTCGGTGAGACCGTACCGTCCGGCCGGTTCGGCGTCCATCTCTCGAATCGACTCGATTTCGAACCTCAGCCCGTGTTCCGCCGCGAAGTCGTGCGTCCGCGCGAAGTCGTCGCGAGCCGGGTAGAGTATGCGGAACTGCCACTCGTCGCCCCAGCCGTACGCGTCGAGAACCGTCGCGTGAGAGTTCGTTATCATCTGCAAGAGCAGGTGAACGTGGTCGACCCACGCCATCCGGTAGAGGAATTCGTCGTCGAACTCCGAGAGACAGGTGACTTCGTCGACTGACGGGTCTTCTCGCAGGGCGTCGTCGATGTCCGAGCGGTCGGCGTGACGAATCCACACGAGGGGCATCACGGTGTGTTCGCCGCTCTCGATGATACGCTCGCACTCGATTTCGACGCCCGGAAGCGCGGAGAGCGTGTGGCCTAACGCGAATTCGTCGGACGGAATCGCTCCCCGTACGATAGTTGCCATGGCGATGGGTAGGCGAGCGTGGTACATT contains the following coding sequences:
- a CDS encoding helix-turn-helix domain-containing protein, which translates into the protein MATIVRGAIPSDEFALGHTLSALPGVEIECERIIESGEHTVMPLVWIRHADRSDIDDALREDPSVDEVTCLSEFDDEFLYRMAWVDHVHLLLQMITNSHATVLDAYGWGDEWQFRILYPARDDFARTHDFAAEHGLRFEIESIREMDAEPAGRYGLTESQFEALATAAREGYFEVPRQISLSELADKMGVSHQSLSERIRRGTDALIEDSLLIGSVPEDFRD